A stretch of DNA from Cellulomonas fengjieae:
CGTCGGCCAGCTGCGACGTGAGGTTCGCGGTGAAGACCGTCGAGAACACGCTGGTGCCCACCGCGGCGCCGATCTCCCGCAGGAAGTTGTTGGTGGACGTCGCGACGCCGACGAGGTCCGGGCTGACCGAGTTCTGCACCGCGATCACGATGGTCTGCAGCACCAGTCCCAGCCCGAACCCGAGGACGAAGATCATGGCGCCGAACTCCAGCATCGACATGTCGGCCGACAGCTGCGTCAGCAGGACCAGCCCGATCGTCGCGATCCCCATCCCGAGGATCGGGAAGATCTTGTACCGGCCCCGCGCGGAGATCAGCCAGCCGGACCCGAGCGCCGTGATCATCAGCCCGATCGTCATCGGCAGCATGAGCAGCCCGGCCTCGGTGGCGTCGTAGCCCTTCGCCATCTGCAGGAACGTGGGCAGGAACGACAGGGCCGCGAACATGGTCATGCCGAGCACCAGGGCGATCGACACCGAGACCGAGAACGTCCGGCTCCGGAACAGGCGCAGCGGGATGAGCGGGTCGGTCACCCGGGTCTCCACGACGAGGAACGCCGCCAGCGCGACGACGGTGCCGACGAGCAGGGCCACCAGGGCCGGGTTGCTCCAGTCGTACCGTCGGGCGTCCGTGATCGACCGCCAGCTGGTCAGCAGCACGATGCCGGACGTGGCGAGCGTCAGGAGGACCGCACCCCCGAGGTCGAACGGACGGGTCGACCGCCGCGAGGGGAGGCGGAGCTTGGCGTACGCGATGCCGAGGGCGATCAGCCCCACCGGCACGTTGAGCCAGAAGCACCAGCGCCATCCGGGACCGTCGGTGAACCAGCCGCCGAGCAGGGGCCCGGCGACCGTGGCGATGCCGAAGACCGCGCCCATCGGCCCCATGAACCGGCCACGGTCCCGGGCCGAGACGATGTCGGCGATGATCGCCTGGCTCAGGATGACCAGGCCGCCCGCGCCGAGCCCCTGGACCGAGCGCCACGCGACGAGCTCGCCGAACGTGCCGGACAGCGCCGACCCGGTGGAGCCGATCACGAAGACCGCGATGGCGACGAGGAACGGCTGCCGCCGACCGCGGAGGTCGCCGAGCTTGCCGTAGATGGGCATGACCACCGCGATCGCGAGCAGGTAGGCGGTGATGATCCAGCCCTCGTGCTGCGCCGCCCCCAGGTCTCCGACGATGGTCGGCAGGGCGGTGCCCACCACCGACTGGTCGAGCGCGGACAGGAACATGGCGGCGAGCAGCGCGCCGAAGATCACGTACACCGTGCCCTTGGTGAGCACGAGCTCCGGTGCACCCGTCGTCGCCGAGGCAGACGTGGTGTCGCTCATGTCGGACCCCCCGCCGGCAATCACCCGATCCCTCGTCCGAGTGTGTGCCCGCCCATGCCGGGTCGCAACGCGTGCGGCGTCCGACGGCGGTCAGTTGTCCGGGACGTCCGGCGGTGGCGCGTCGTCCCGTGGCAGGACCGCCTCGAGCGAGGAGAACATCTGCACGCCCGTGCCCAGGCCGCACGCCAGCAGCTGAGCCAGCTGCGGCTCGGTCACCCCGGGCTCGAAGTCGGCGGACACCTCGCTGTAGAGCGCGAGGACGCCCTCCTCCTCGCGCAGGTACGCCTTCGGCCAGATGCGCTCGCGGTTCCAGTCGTTGATCGCGAGGGCAGCGACCTCGCGCTGGTCCAGCTGCAGGGCACGGTGCCAACGGCCCCGGACCTGCAGGATCTCCTGCTGCTCACCCAGGAGCAGGAACCAGAAGCGGCTGCCGTCCCAGGTCCCCGTGAGGTCGCCGTCGTCGTCCACGACGAAGCGGTAGCCGCGGGCGATCAGGTAGTCGGCGATCCGTTCACGGCTCAGGGGAGTCGGTTGCTCGTCGTCGGGCGAGGGACGTTTGGTGGGCTTGGGCAGCCCGCCGAGCACCCTGAGCAGCCAGCCGGGTCCGCTCACGGCGCCACCCCGGCCGGGTCGGGGTACCGCTCGTCCAGCGCGTCGAAGAACATGCTCCCGGTGGACAGCCCGCAGAAGAGCATCTGGCTCAGCTGGGCGTCCGTCGCCCCGTGCTCGAGGTCCGTGGCCACCTCTGAGACGACGTGCACACGCCCGTTGTCCCGGACGCGCACGTACGCCTTGGGCCAGATCCGGTCCGCGTTCCACTCGTTGCAGACGTCGAGCACCTCCTCGAGCCGCTCGATCGCCACCTCCCGGTGCCACTGCCCGCGGACCTGGAGGATCTCCGACTTCTCACCGAACAGGAAGAAGTAGAAGAGTCGCCCGCGCCACAGTCCGCCCAGGTCACCGTCGTTGTCGACGAAGTAGCTGAACTGGTTGTCGGTCATCCACGCGGCGATCCGGGCAGGAGTCACGTCCGTCGGCAGGTCCGCCGCAGGCTCGGCGACCCCCAGCTCGCGGGCCAGCAGCTGTGCGACGCGGTCGTGCAGCTCCTCGTCGTCGGGCTCGAGCCCCGTCCCCGCGTCGGGGGCGGTTGGCCGCGAACGCCCCCGCCACCAGCGCCCTGCGCGATCTACGAGCCCCATGGGCCGACAGTACCGGCGTGCGCCCGCCCGGGGGTGCAGCCGTCCGGGTACGGGTCGCTCTCCCGTAGGTTCTGGGCATGCTCGTGGTCGCCGCTCTCGTCCCGGACACCGCGCTCCTGGTCCCCGGCGCCGCCGGTGCGGCGCAGGTGCTCACGGCCGTCCGCGCGGCCGCGCTCGACGCGGTGGCCCAGGTGGTCGCGTCGGGGGCCGCGACGGTCGCCGTGGTCGCGCCGGGCCCGCGCGCCCGGGAGCTGACCGGTACCGTCCGGCCCTCGCTCGGCGCCGCCGGTATCCCGGACGGGTTGCTGGCGTGGCCGGTGGCAGAGATGACGCTCCCCGGCGACGGGGTCGCGACGGGCTCGGTCGCGAGCGCCGTCGGCCTGCACCTGCTCGCCCGCGCCGGGCGACGGACGGGGCTTCGGGTCCTCGAGGTGACCGGACGACAGGATCGCGCCGCCCTCGCCGCCCTCGGGCGCGACCTGGTCGGCGCCGGGCCGACCGGGTTCGTCGTCGTCGGCTCGGTCAGCGGGCGGCACGGGGCGGACGCCCCGCTCGCCCAGGACCGGCGTGCGCCCGACCACGACGCCCGCGTGCTGGCCGACCTGGCCGACGGGGGCGCGGCCGCTCGTGCGCGGATCGCCGCCGACGACCCTCTCCTGGCCGACGAGCTCGCGGTCCGCGGCTGGGCGCCGTGGCAGGTCCTGGTCGGCGCCGCGGCGGACGGGCCGATCCGGGGACACCTGCTGGCGCGGTCCGGCGTGCTCGGCGCCGAGCACGCGGTGCTGGTCTGGGACGCCCGGTAGGGTCGGCTGTCCGTCCCCGACACGCCGAGGTACCGATGTCTTCCGCCCCGCACGAGCCCACCCTTCCGCCGCTGACCCTCGCGCGGGTGGCGCAGCGGCTGGACGCCCGCGGCGCGATCTACGCGACCGACGCGGACGGCGACCTGGTGGGCCGCTGGGACAGCCACCCGTTCTGGTTCATGACGATCGGGCGCGCCAAGGAGTACCTGCAGGTGCGCGGCCGCTGGTCCAAGCAGGTGCCGCCCAGCGAGTTCGGGAACGTGCTGCTGGGCGCCAACCGCTGGTCCGAGACCATGGTGTGGCCCAAGATCTACGTCCGGCTCGAGGCGGAGAAGGTCGCGGTGTACACCGAGCACACCGTGGACTACCAGCACGGCGTCACGGACGAGCAGCTGGACCTGCACCTGACCGGTGGGATCGGCAGCGCGTTGCGGTTCTTCGCCGAGCTCGACGAGCGCTACCCGGACGCCGTCCCGACGCAGGCGCCGTCGGCACCCGCGCCACCGCCCGCCGTGGTCGACTACCAGGACCCGGCGCGCCCGAGCCTGGACTGACCCCGATGACCCTCGTGGTCGCGCTCGTCGGGCCCACCGCGACGGGCAAGTCCGACCTCGGCCTCGCGCTCGCCCACAGGCTCGGCGGGGAGGTGGTCAACGCGGACGCGATGCAGCTCTACCGCGGGATGGACATCGGCACCGCGAAGCTCACCGTCGAGGAGCGGCAAGGCGTCCCGCACCACCTCCTCGACGTGCTGGACGTGCGCGACGACGCCTCCGTCGCGGACTACCAGGAGCGGGCACGTCGTGCCCTGGTCGAGATCGCGCAGCGCCGTGCGCGGGCCGTGGCGGTCGGTGGGTCCGGTCTCTACGTCCGTGCCCTCCTGGACCACATGGAGTTCCCCGGGACCGACGCCGACCTCCGGGCGCGGCTCGAGGAACGCGTCGAGAGCGAGGGTGCCCGGGCGCTGCACGCCGAGCTGGCGGCGGTCGACCCGGTGGCGGCG
This window harbors:
- a CDS encoding MDR family MFS transporter — protein: MSDTTSASATTGAPELVLTKGTVYVIFGALLAAMFLSALDQSVVGTALPTIVGDLGAAQHEGWIITAYLLAIAVVMPIYGKLGDLRGRRQPFLVAIAVFVIGSTGSALSGTFGELVAWRSVQGLGAGGLVILSQAIIADIVSARDRGRFMGPMGAVFGIATVAGPLLGGWFTDGPGWRWCFWLNVPVGLIALGIAYAKLRLPSRRSTRPFDLGGAVLLTLATSGIVLLTSWRSITDARRYDWSNPALVALLVGTVVALAAFLVVETRVTDPLIPLRLFRSRTFSVSVSIALVLGMTMFAALSFLPTFLQMAKGYDATEAGLLMLPMTIGLMITALGSGWLISARGRYKIFPILGMGIATIGLVLLTQLSADMSMLEFGAMIFVLGFGLGLVLQTIVIAVQNSVSPDLVGVATSTNNFLREIGAAVGTSVFSTVFTANLTSQLADAERTLSAGAIPGNFGVDALTPQAVDRLPTALRDLVVNAYSDALAPAFWYLVPLGVVGFVIAFFMKEVALSTQAGLVARGGAVVK
- a CDS encoding type III secretion system chaperone family protein; this encodes MSGPGWLLRVLGGLPKPTKRPSPDDEQPTPLSRERIADYLIARGYRFVVDDDGDLTGTWDGSRFWFLLLGEQQEILQVRGRWHRALQLDQREVAALAINDWNRERIWPKAYLREEEGVLALYSEVSADFEPGVTEPQLAQLLACGLGTGVQMFSSLEAVLPRDDAPPPDVPDN
- a CDS encoding type III secretion system chaperone family protein, giving the protein MGLVDRAGRWWRGRSRPTAPDAGTGLEPDDEELHDRVAQLLARELGVAEPAADLPTDVTPARIAAWMTDNQFSYFVDNDGDLGGLWRGRLFYFFLFGEKSEILQVRGQWHREVAIERLEEVLDVCNEWNADRIWPKAYVRVRDNGRVHVVSEVATDLEHGATDAQLSQMLFCGLSTGSMFFDALDERYPDPAGVAP
- a CDS encoding class III extradiol ring-cleavage dioxygenase family protein, which encodes MLVVAALVPDTALLVPGAAGAAQVLTAVRAAALDAVAQVVASGAATVAVVAPGPRARELTGTVRPSLGAAGIPDGLLAWPVAEMTLPGDGVATGSVASAVGLHLLARAGRRTGLRVLEVTGRQDRAALAALGRDLVGAGPTGFVVVGSVSGRHGADAPLAQDRRAPDHDARVLADLADGGAAARARIAADDPLLADELAVRGWAPWQVLVGAAADGPIRGHLLARSGVLGAEHAVLVWDAR
- a CDS encoding type III secretion system chaperone family protein; amino-acid sequence: MSSAPHEPTLPPLTLARVAQRLDARGAIYATDADGDLVGRWDSHPFWFMTIGRAKEYLQVRGRWSKQVPPSEFGNVLLGANRWSETMVWPKIYVRLEAEKVAVYTEHTVDYQHGVTDEQLDLHLTGGIGSALRFFAELDERYPDAVPTQAPSAPAPPPAVVDYQDPARPSLD